A stretch of Acidovorax sp. RAC01 DNA encodes these proteins:
- a CDS encoding branched-chain amino acid ABC transporter permease yields MLTILFDGVAYGMLLFILAVGLAVTMGLMNFINLAHGAFAMAGGYITVLLMQRLDVPFLICLPIAFVGTALLGGVLERTLYRPLYHKPHLDQVLFSIGLVFMAVASVDYFVGSTQQIMQLPEWLKGRTEIGSGALMLGMGHYRLFLIAVCAALTVGLQYVLTKTRFGSRLRASVDDQRVAAGMGINVNIVFLSTFAFGSGLAGLGGALGAEVLGLDPSFPLKFMIYFLIVVAVGGTSSITGPLLAALLLGIADVAGKYYIPKLGAFIVYSLMILILIWRPQGLFVRKGGK; encoded by the coding sequence ATGCTGACCATTCTTTTCGACGGCGTGGCCTACGGCATGCTGCTGTTCATTCTGGCAGTCGGCCTGGCCGTGACCATGGGGCTGATGAACTTCATCAACCTGGCGCACGGTGCCTTTGCCATGGCGGGGGGCTACATCACCGTGCTGCTCATGCAGCGGCTGGACGTGCCGTTCCTCATCTGCCTGCCCATTGCCTTTGTCGGCACCGCGCTGCTGGGGGGCGTGCTGGAGCGCACGCTGTATCGGCCGCTGTACCACAAGCCCCATCTGGACCAGGTCTTGTTTTCCATCGGCCTGGTGTTCATGGCCGTGGCCAGCGTGGACTACTTTGTGGGCTCCACGCAGCAGATCATGCAGCTGCCCGAATGGCTCAAGGGCCGTACCGAGATCGGCAGCGGCGCGCTGATGCTGGGCATGGGGCACTACCGCCTGTTCCTCATCGCGGTGTGCGCGGCGCTCACGGTGGGCCTGCAGTATGTGCTGACCAAGACGCGCTTTGGCAGCCGCCTGCGCGCGTCGGTGGATGACCAGCGCGTGGCTGCCGGCATGGGTATCAACGTGAACATCGTGTTCCTGTCGACCTTCGCGTTCGGCTCGGGCCTCGCGGGCCTGGGCGGCGCGCTGGGTGCGGAAGTGCTGGGGCTCGACCCGAGCTTTCCGCTCAAGTTCATGATCTATTTTCTGATCGTGGTGGCCGTGGGCGGCACGTCCTCCATCACCGGCCCGCTGCTGGCCGCGCTGCTGCTCGGTATTGCCGACGTGGCAGGCAAGTACTACATCCCCAAGCTGGGCGCTTTCATTGTGTACAGCCTCATGATCCTGATCCTCATCTGGCGCCCGCAAGGCCTCTTCGTGCGCAAGGGAGGCAAATGA
- a CDS encoding PDR/VanB family oxidoreductase, producing MTAQETIQVRVVKKQAEAEGIASFELARVDGAPLPPFSAGSHIDVHLPHGPNGGLVRQYSLCNASHELHRYRIAVLRDAASRGGSVGMHDSVHEGDVITISTPRNHFPLHPAQRTLLLAGGIGVTPLLCMADRLARTGASFALHYCTRSRERTAFTAEIAASAMAPHVHFHFDAGAPEQKLDLATVLAAPGGDQRLYVCGPAGFIDHVVNTAKAMGWAQDRIHLEYFGAPPQDTSGDQAFEVRIASTGKTFTIAADTSVVEALRCEGIDILTSCEQGVCGTCITRVLEGEVDHRDMYLTDEEKAGNEQFMPCCSRARSKVLVLDL from the coding sequence ATGACCGCGCAGGAAACCATCCAGGTCCGCGTCGTCAAAAAGCAGGCCGAGGCCGAAGGCATCGCCAGCTTCGAGCTGGCCCGTGTGGACGGCGCGCCACTGCCCCCGTTCAGCGCGGGCTCGCACATCGATGTGCACCTTCCACACGGCCCAAACGGTGGCCTGGTGCGCCAGTACTCGCTGTGCAACGCATCGCACGAACTGCACCGCTACCGCATCGCCGTGCTGCGCGATGCCGCATCGCGCGGTGGCTCTGTGGGCATGCACGACAGCGTGCACGAGGGCGACGTGATCACCATCAGCACGCCGCGCAACCATTTCCCGCTGCATCCGGCACAGCGCACGCTGTTGCTGGCCGGTGGCATCGGCGTGACGCCGCTGCTGTGCATGGCCGACCGGCTGGCGCGCACGGGTGCCAGCTTTGCGCTGCACTACTGCACGCGGTCCAGAGAACGCACGGCGTTCACCGCCGAGATCGCAGCATCGGCCATGGCGCCGCATGTGCATTTCCATTTCGATGCGGGTGCACCCGAACAAAAGCTCGACCTGGCGACCGTGCTGGCCGCGCCGGGTGGCGACCAGCGCCTGTACGTGTGCGGCCCGGCGGGCTTCATCGACCATGTGGTGAACACCGCCAAGGCCATGGGCTGGGCGCAGGACCGCATCCACCTCGAATACTTCGGCGCGCCGCCGCAGGACACCTCGGGCGACCAGGCCTTTGAGGTGCGCATTGCCAGCACCGGCAAAACATTCACCATTGCCGCCGACACCTCGGTGGTGGAGGCGCTGCGCTGCGAGGGCATCGACATCCTCACGTCCTGCGAGCAGGGCGTGTGCGGCACCTGCATCACCCGGGTGCTGGAAGGCGAGGTGGACCACCGCGACATGTACCTGACCGACGAGGAAAAGGCGGGCAACG
- a CDS encoding branched-chain amino acid ABC transporter permease: MANHSNPLLQARRFRWWEPVLWLLAFVAPLALPSHALIINEIAIVALFAISLDLILGYTGIVSLGHAAFFGLGGYAAALFAKHVMPDPLVGLAVGIAAATVLGAVASLTIMRGTDLTRLMVTLGVGLVMLELANKLDWLTGGADGLQGVMMGPVLGRFEFDLYGRTAAWYSLTVLLVFFLLARRVVQSPFGATLKAIRDNRLRAMAIGIPVTTKLAQVYTLAAALAGAAGALLTQTTGFASLDLFEFHRSADVMLILVIGGVGWLYGGILGAIGFKLLQDVISSITPQYWTFWIGLFLVVLVLVGRDRLFRPWTWFGAGRKAGAASNSGGH, encoded by the coding sequence ATGGCGAACCATTCCAACCCCCTGCTGCAGGCGCGCCGCTTTCGCTGGTGGGAGCCCGTGCTGTGGCTGCTGGCCTTCGTGGCACCGTTGGCATTGCCCAGCCACGCACTCATCATCAACGAGATTGCCATTGTCGCGCTGTTCGCGATTTCGCTGGACCTCATCCTGGGCTACACCGGCATCGTGTCGCTGGGCCACGCGGCGTTCTTCGGCCTGGGCGGCTACGCGGCGGCGCTGTTTGCCAAGCATGTGATGCCCGACCCGCTGGTGGGTCTGGCCGTGGGCATTGCCGCCGCTACCGTGCTGGGCGCCGTGGCGTCGCTCACCATCATGCGCGGTACCGACCTCACCCGCCTCATGGTCACGCTGGGCGTGGGGCTGGTGATGCTGGAGCTGGCCAACAAGCTCGACTGGCTGACGGGAGGTGCCGACGGCCTGCAGGGCGTGATGATGGGCCCCGTGCTGGGGAGGTTCGAGTTCGACCTGTACGGCCGCACGGCTGCCTGGTATTCGCTCACCGTGCTGCTGGTGTTTTTCCTCCTCGCGCGGCGCGTCGTGCAGTCGCCGTTTGGTGCCACGCTCAAGGCCATCCGCGACAACCGGCTGCGCGCCATGGCCATTGGCATCCCCGTGACGACCAAGCTGGCGCAGGTGTACACGCTGGCCGCTGCGCTGGCGGGTGCCGCGGGAGCCTTGCTCACGCAGACCACGGGCTTTGCCTCGCTGGACCTGTTCGAGTTCCACCGCTCGGCCGACGTGATGCTGATCCTGGTGATCGGCGGTGTGGGCTGGCTGTACGGCGGCATCCTCGGCGCCATCGGCTTCAAGCTGCTGCAGGACGTGATCTCGTCCATCACCCCGCAGTACTGGACCTTCTGGATCGGCCTGTTCCTCGTGGTGCTGGTGCTGGTGGGGCGTGACCGCCTGTTCCGCCCCTGGACCTGGTTTGGTGCCGGCCGCAAGGCCGGCGCTGCCTCCAACTCGGGAGGCCACTGA
- a CDS encoding aromatic ring-hydroxylating dioxygenase subunit alpha yields MFPKNAWYVACTADEIADKPLGRTVCNEKIVFYRPAPDQVAALDDFCPHRGAPLSLGSVCEGHLQCGYHGLRVECTGKSVSMPGQRVQGFPKARSFPVVERYGFIWVWPGDADKADPATIHHLHWADNPEWAYGGGLYHIECDYRLMIDNLMDLTHETYVHSTSIGQKEIDEVPCNTRVEGDEVITSRFMEGIEAPPFWKMAMRMNGLPDDQPVDRWQICHFTPPSHVLIEVGVALAGHGGYNAPADKKASSIVVDFITPETDTSIHYFWGMARNFKPQDPALTTQIREGQGKIFAEDQDMLEMQQQNLLRYPDRKLLMLNIDAGGVKSRKILDRLIAAEQAAAAAPHTVAA; encoded by the coding sequence ATGTTCCCCAAAAACGCCTGGTACGTTGCCTGCACCGCCGACGAGATTGCCGACAAGCCCCTGGGCCGCACCGTCTGCAACGAAAAGATCGTGTTCTACCGCCCCGCGCCTGACCAGGTCGCCGCGCTGGATGATTTCTGCCCCCACCGGGGTGCGCCCCTGTCGCTGGGCTCGGTGTGCGAAGGCCATTTGCAATGCGGCTACCACGGCCTGCGGGTGGAATGCACGGGCAAGTCGGTGTCGATGCCCGGCCAGCGCGTGCAGGGCTTTCCCAAAGCGCGCAGCTTTCCGGTGGTGGAGCGGTACGGCTTCATCTGGGTGTGGCCTGGCGATGCCGACAAGGCCGACCCGGCCACCATCCACCACCTGCACTGGGCCGACAACCCCGAGTGGGCCTACGGCGGCGGGCTGTACCACATCGAGTGCGACTACCGCCTGATGATCGACAACCTGATGGACCTGACGCACGAGACGTACGTGCACTCCACCAGCATCGGGCAAAAGGAAATCGACGAGGTGCCGTGCAACACCCGCGTGGAGGGCGATGAAGTCATCACCAGCCGCTTCATGGAAGGCATCGAGGCGCCGCCCTTCTGGAAGATGGCCATGCGCATGAACGGCCTGCCCGACGACCAGCCGGTGGACCGCTGGCAGATCTGCCACTTCACGCCGCCCAGCCATGTGCTGATCGAAGTGGGCGTGGCGCTGGCCGGCCATGGCGGCTACAACGCGCCGGCCGACAAGAAGGCATCGAGCATCGTGGTGGACTTCATCACGCCCGAGACCGACACCTCGATCCACTACTTCTGGGGCATGGCGCGCAACTTCAAGCCGCAGGACCCGGCGCTGACCACGCAGATCCGCGAAGGCCAGGGCAAGATCTTTGCCGAGGACCAGGACATGCTGGAGATGCAGCAGCAAAACCTGCTGCGCTACCCGGACCGCAAGCTGCTCATGCTCAACATCGATGCAGGCGGCGTAAAGTCGCGCAAGATCCTGGACCGCCTGATCGCCGCCGAGCAGGCCGCCGCCGCCGCACCCCATACGGTGGCCGCATGA
- a CDS encoding ABC transporter ATP-binding protein, whose protein sequence is MSKNELLRIENLSAGYGEAVVLQGISLALPEGETLALLGRNGTGKTTLINTLAGATRQHGGTIALGGMALHKLPSHERAAAGIGWVPQERNIFKSLTVHENLTAVARPARKGSTARPWTPERVYEMFPRLAERTTNLGTQLSGGEQQMLAVGRALVLNPRLLLLDEPLEGLAPIIVEELLRAIRRITREEGLSAIIVEQHPQAILAIADHAAVLDRGTVVHTGSADDLASQPALLDRLLGVAR, encoded by the coding sequence ATGTCTAAGAACGAGCTTTTGCGCATTGAAAATTTGAGCGCAGGCTATGGCGAAGCCGTGGTGCTGCAAGGCATTTCGCTGGCCCTGCCCGAAGGCGAGACACTGGCGCTGCTGGGCCGAAACGGCACGGGCAAGACCACGCTGATCAACACCCTCGCGGGGGCCACGCGCCAGCATGGCGGCACCATTGCCCTGGGCGGTATGGCGCTGCACAAACTGCCCTCGCACGAACGCGCAGCGGCGGGCATCGGCTGGGTGCCGCAGGAGCGCAATATCTTCAAGTCGCTCACAGTGCACGAGAACCTGACCGCCGTGGCGCGCCCGGCCCGCAAGGGCTCCACCGCACGGCCGTGGACGCCCGAGCGCGTGTACGAGATGTTCCCGCGCCTGGCCGAGCGCACGACCAACCTGGGCACGCAGCTTTCCGGTGGCGAGCAGCAGATGCTGGCCGTGGGCCGCGCGCTGGTGCTCAACCCGCGCCTGCTGCTGCTCGACGAGCCGCTTGAAGGCCTGGCGCCCATCATCGTGGAAGAGCTGCTGCGCGCCATCCGCCGTATCACGCGCGAAGAGGGCCTGTCGGCCATCATCGTGGAGCAGCATCCGCAGGCCATCCTGGCCATCGCGGACCACGCCGCCGTGCTGGACCGGGGCACGGTGGTGCATACGGGATCGGCCGACGACCTGGCATCCCAGCCGGCCCTGCTGGACCGCCTGCTGGGCGTAGCACGCTGA
- a CDS encoding ABC transporter substrate-binding protein, whose translation MHKRHLLRASAVAAMALATGIAALPAAAQDNVFKIGLVLPMTGQQATTGRQIEAAARLYMAQNGDTVAGKKIQLIIKDDTSLPDVTRRMAQELVVNEKVNVLAGMGITPSAMATAPLATQSKTPLVVMAAATSSITEASPYVVRTSFTLPQVSVALADWAPKNGIKKVVTLVSDYGPGIDAEKFFNQRLTFNGGQVTESLRVPLRNPDFAPFLQKVRDAKPDALFVFVPSGAGAAVMKQFLERGMDKAGIKLIGTGDVTDDDQLNDMGDGALGVVTSHHYSAAHPSPMNKKFVEAFEKANKGLRPNFMAVGGYDGMRVIYEALRATKGAGGGDALLAAMKGQIFESPRGQVFIDAQTRDIVQNVYLRKVERVNGQLYNVEFDVIKDVKDPGKTK comes from the coding sequence ATGCACAAACGCCACCTTCTTCGCGCCTCGGCCGTCGCCGCCATGGCCCTTGCCACGGGCATCGCTGCGCTGCCTGCTGCGGCCCAGGACAACGTTTTCAAGATCGGCCTGGTGCTGCCCATGACGGGCCAGCAGGCCACCACCGGCCGCCAGATCGAAGCGGCAGCCCGCCTGTACATGGCGCAAAACGGCGACACTGTGGCCGGCAAGAAGATCCAGCTCATCATCAAGGACGACACCAGCCTGCCGGACGTGACACGCCGCATGGCCCAGGAGCTGGTGGTGAATGAAAAGGTCAACGTGCTGGCCGGCATGGGCATCACCCCATCGGCCATGGCCACGGCGCCGCTCGCCACGCAGTCCAAGACACCGCTGGTGGTGATGGCTGCCGCTACATCCAGCATCACCGAAGCATCGCCTTATGTGGTGCGCACCAGCTTCACGCTGCCGCAGGTGTCGGTGGCCCTGGCCGACTGGGCGCCCAAAAACGGCATCAAGAAGGTGGTGACGCTGGTGAGCGACTACGGCCCCGGCATCGATGCCGAGAAGTTCTTCAACCAGCGCCTCACGTTCAACGGCGGGCAGGTGACCGAATCGCTGCGCGTGCCGCTGCGCAACCCCGACTTCGCCCCCTTCCTGCAGAAGGTGCGCGACGCCAAGCCGGACGCGCTGTTCGTCTTTGTGCCCTCGGGCGCAGGCGCCGCGGTGATGAAGCAGTTCCTGGAGCGCGGCATGGACAAGGCTGGCATCAAGCTCATCGGCACCGGCGACGTGACGGACGACGATCAGCTCAACGACATGGGCGACGGCGCCCTGGGCGTGGTCACCTCGCACCACTACTCGGCTGCGCACCCCTCGCCCATGAACAAGAAGTTTGTGGAAGCCTTCGAGAAGGCCAACAAGGGCCTGCGCCCCAACTTCATGGCCGTGGGTGGCTATGACGGCATGCGCGTGATCTACGAAGCGCTGCGCGCCACCAAGGGCGCTGGCGGCGGCGACGCCCTGCTGGCCGCCATGAAGGGCCAGATCTTCGAGAGCCCGCGCGGCCAGGTGTTCATCGATGCGCAGACCCGCGACATCGTGCAGAACGTGTACCTGCGCAAGGTGGAGCGCGTGAACGGCCAGCTGTACAACGTGGAATTTGACGTGATCAAGGACGTCAAGGATCCCGGAAAAACTAAGTAA
- a CDS encoding GntR family transcriptional regulator, with protein MHPADEAPTSPLAEAGTSQAVKAQLRLREMVLAGELPGGARIAELTLVEKLGVSRTPIRAALMRLEQEGLLHRLPGGGYAVRTFSETDVADAIELRGTMEGLAARLAAERGVPAGLMAEAQACLDAIDTVLAPPTLDDEGFASYVKLNAEFHWLLSRMVGSDVIARELDRVKGLPFASPSAFVVVQTHSSQARDMLVVAQDQHRQSLDAIARREGARAEAIMREHSRITRRNLLAAVQAAQVHGLPGVQLIREAA; from the coding sequence ATGCACCCAGCTGACGAAGCCCCGACCTCCCCTCTGGCCGAGGCCGGCACCTCCCAGGCCGTCAAAGCCCAGTTGCGCCTGCGCGAGATGGTGCTGGCCGGCGAGCTGCCCGGCGGTGCGCGCATCGCAGAGCTCACGCTGGTCGAAAAGCTCGGGGTTTCGCGCACGCCCATCCGTGCCGCCCTCATGCGGCTGGAACAGGAGGGGCTGCTGCACCGCCTGCCCGGCGGTGGCTACGCAGTGCGCACGTTTTCCGAGACCGACGTGGCCGATGCCATCGAGCTGCGCGGCACCATGGAAGGCCTGGCGGCGCGCCTGGCGGCCGAGCGCGGCGTGCCCGCCGGGCTGATGGCCGAGGCCCAGGCGTGCCTGGATGCCATCGACACGGTGCTGGCGCCGCCCACCCTGGACGACGAGGGCTTTGCCAGCTACGTCAAGCTCAACGCCGAATTCCATTGGCTGCTCAGCCGCATGGTGGGCAGCGACGTGATCGCCCGCGAGCTGGACCGCGTCAAGGGCCTGCCCTTTGCGTCGCCCTCGGCCTTTGTGGTGGTGCAGACCCATTCATCCCAGGCGCGCGACATGCTGGTGGTGGCGCAAGACCAGCACCGCCAATCGCTCGACGCCATCGCCCGCCGCGAGGGCGCCCGGGCCGAAGCCATCATGCGCGAGCATTCGCGGATCACGCGGCGCAACCTGCTGGCGGCCGTGCAGGCAGCGCAGGTGCATGGGCTGCCGGGCGTGCAGCTCATCCGCGAAGCGGCCTGA
- a CDS encoding ABC transporter ATP-binding protein: MNTTTSNTVLSAQGLVKRFGGITATNNVTLNLQKGARHALIGPNGAGKTTLINLLTGVLEPTEGSITLEGQDITRLAPHQRVQRGMVRTFQINQLFDTLTPLETLALTVSQHQGLGGKWWQPLGARKAVTERCEQLLEQFHLTSVMAEETRVLAYGKRRLLEIAIALACEPRVLLLDEPVAGVPAGEREELLQTVAALPADVSVLLIEHDMDLVFSFANRMTVLVNGTVLTEGDPETIANDPQVKAVYLGHGEQAHV; encoded by the coding sequence ATGAACACCACAACCTCCAACACCGTGCTGTCGGCACAGGGCCTGGTCAAGCGTTTTGGCGGCATCACGGCCACCAATAACGTCACGCTGAACCTGCAAAAGGGCGCGCGCCACGCGCTCATTGGCCCCAATGGCGCGGGCAAGACCACGCTCATCAACCTGCTGACCGGCGTGCTGGAGCCCACCGAGGGCTCCATCACCCTCGAGGGCCAGGACATCACGCGCCTGGCGCCGCACCAGCGGGTGCAGCGCGGCATGGTGCGCACCTTCCAGATCAACCAGCTGTTCGACACCCTCACGCCGCTGGAGACCCTGGCCCTCACCGTGTCGCAGCACCAGGGCCTGGGCGGCAAGTGGTGGCAGCCGCTGGGTGCGCGCAAGGCGGTCACCGAGCGCTGCGAGCAACTGCTGGAGCAGTTCCACCTCACATCCGTCATGGCCGAGGAAACGCGCGTGCTGGCCTACGGCAAGCGCCGCCTGCTGGAGATTGCGATTGCGCTGGCCTGCGAGCCGCGCGTGTTGCTGCTCGATGAGCCCGTGGCCGGTGTGCCTGCCGGCGAGCGCGAGGAACTGCTGCAGACCGTGGCCGCCCTGCCGGCCGATGTGTCGGTGCTGTTGATCGAACACGATATGGATCTGGTTTTCAGCTTTGCCAACCGCATGACGGTGCTGGTCAACGGCACCGTGCTCACCGAGGGCGACCCCGAGACCATTGCCAACGACCCGCAGGTGAAAGCGGTGTACCTGGGCCATGGGGAGCAGGCTCATGTCTAA
- a CDS encoding tripartite tricarboxylate transporter substrate binding protein: MLQPGRRRLLAAAALAALSPVARAQAYPVRPVRIVVPNAAGGAADITARTVGQKLAAALGQSVVIENKPSAGGVVAGELVARAEPDGHTLLLVSSGTAVSAALFQSLPFDTLKDFAPVSLLATFDLAVVVKEGGRFATLADLLTYARAHPGQLNIGTPQIGTTQNLAAELFKVTAGIDAQVVPFNGTPPVITALRGGQVDVVIDILGGLMPQIAAKALRPLAVLGAQRAPQLPQVPTVRESGGALASFNVTSWNGLAAPARTPPAVVERLAREVQAALAQAEVKQRLQDLNLRAQGSTPAQLSEHLAADVRRWSDVIARARIPRQ, encoded by the coding sequence ATGCTGCAGCCTGGGCGGCGGCGCCTGCTGGCTGCAGCCGCCCTCGCGGCGCTCAGCCCTGTCGCGCGTGCCCAGGCCTACCCCGTGCGCCCGGTGCGCATCGTGGTGCCCAACGCGGCCGGCGGTGCGGCCGACATCACGGCGCGCACCGTGGGCCAAAAGCTGGCCGCCGCACTGGGCCAGAGCGTGGTGATCGAGAACAAGCCCAGCGCGGGCGGCGTGGTGGCCGGCGAACTGGTGGCGCGTGCCGAGCCCGACGGGCACACCCTGTTGCTCGTGAGCAGCGGTACGGCCGTCAGCGCCGCGCTGTTCCAGTCGCTGCCGTTCGACACGCTCAAGGACTTTGCGCCCGTCTCGCTGCTGGCCACGTTTGATCTGGCCGTGGTGGTGAAGGAGGGCGGGCGCTTTGCCACCCTGGCCGACCTGCTGACGTATGCCCGAGCGCACCCGGGCCAGCTCAATATCGGCACGCCACAGATCGGCACCACACAGAACCTGGCGGCCGAGCTGTTCAAGGTGACGGCGGGCATCGACGCGCAGGTGGTTCCGTTCAATGGCACGCCGCCGGTCATCACGGCGCTGCGGGGTGGCCAGGTCGACGTGGTGATCGACATCCTGGGTGGCCTCATGCCGCAGATCGCTGCCAAGGCTTTGCGCCCCCTTGCCGTGCTGGGCGCGCAGCGTGCGCCGCAGTTGCCCCAGGTGCCCACCGTGCGGGAAAGCGGCGGGGCGCTCGCGTCGTTCAACGTCACGTCCTGGAATGGCCTGGCCGCACCCGCCCGCACGCCACCGGCGGTGGTGGAGCGCCTGGCGCGCGAGGTGCAGGCCGCGCTGGCGCAGGCGGAAGTGAAGCAGCGCCTGCAGGACCTGAACCTGCGTGCGCAGGGCAGCACGCCAGCACAGCTCTCGGAACACCTGGC